In Gordonia phthalatica, one genomic interval encodes:
- the hsaB gene encoding 3-hydroxy-9,10-secoandrosta-1,3,5(10)-triene-9,17-dione monooxygenase reductase subunit: MTPHSPYGTDEFDSRQFRTAMGQFCTGVTVITSLDGEGAPVGFACQSFSALSLDPPLVLFCPQKTSRTWPVIEANGKFCVNVLSNRQQDVSATFGAPGSDKFKSIRWDASPAGLPVLRNNLTWVECSVENVVDGGDHWIVVGRALTLGEVLQDKPLLFYRGGYLSTEHPRVTPVQAELENFLTWNGGDTWL, encoded by the coding sequence ATGACTCCGCATTCCCCGTACGGCACCGACGAATTCGACTCCCGGCAGTTCCGGACCGCGATGGGCCAGTTCTGCACGGGCGTCACGGTGATCACCTCGCTCGACGGCGAGGGCGCCCCGGTGGGCTTCGCCTGCCAGTCGTTCTCGGCGCTGTCGCTGGACCCGCCGCTGGTCCTGTTCTGCCCCCAGAAGACCTCCCGCACCTGGCCGGTGATCGAGGCCAACGGCAAGTTCTGCGTCAACGTCCTCTCCAACCGCCAGCAGGACGTCAGTGCGACCTTCGGCGCGCCCGGCTCCGACAAGTTCAAGTCCATCAGGTGGGACGCGTCGCCCGCGGGGCTGCCGGTGCTGCGCAACAATCTCACCTGGGTCGAGTGCTCGGTGGAGAACGTCGTCGACGGCGGCGACCACTGGATCGTGGTCGGTCGTGCGCTCACCCTCGGCGAGGTCCTGCAGGACAAGCCGCTGCTGTTCTACCGCGGCGGCTACCTCTCGACCGAGCATCCTCGGGTGACGCCGGTGCAGGCCGAGCTCGAGAACTTCCTGACCTGGAACGGAGGAGACACGTGGCTGTAG
- a CDS encoding SDR family oxidoreductase, protein MTGLLDGKVVVVSGVGPALGRAVCRRSAAEGARVVLAARTASRLDEIAGQIRDAGGEALTVPTDITDDDAVAALVDRAVGEYGRVDALVNNAFALPSMKPLGRTDFDQVTSGIDLTVLGTLRVIKAFTPALTEAKGSIVNINSMVIRHSEPRYGSYKIAKSALLAMSQTLATELGDAGIRVNSVAPGYIWDDQLKWYFGQVAEKYGITPEQVYEQTASRSDLKRLPEPDEIADAVVFLASDMARAITGHTLDVNCGEYHD, encoded by the coding sequence ATGACAGGATTGCTCGACGGAAAAGTGGTCGTCGTCTCGGGCGTCGGCCCCGCCCTGGGACGGGCCGTGTGTCGGCGCTCCGCCGCCGAGGGCGCCCGCGTGGTGCTGGCCGCGCGAACCGCGTCGCGCCTCGACGAGATCGCAGGCCAGATCCGCGACGCCGGCGGTGAGGCGCTGACCGTGCCGACCGACATCACCGACGACGACGCCGTCGCCGCTCTCGTCGACCGCGCCGTCGGCGAGTACGGCCGCGTGGACGCCCTGGTCAACAACGCCTTCGCGCTGCCGTCGATGAAGCCGTTGGGCCGCACCGACTTCGATCAGGTGACCAGCGGCATCGACCTGACCGTCCTCGGCACGCTGCGCGTCATCAAGGCGTTCACGCCCGCGCTCACCGAGGCCAAGGGTTCCATCGTCAACATCAACTCGATGGTCATCCGGCACTCCGAGCCGCGGTACGGCAGCTACAAGATCGCCAAGAGCGCCCTGCTGGCGATGTCGCAGACCCTGGCGACCGAACTCGGCGACGCCGGGATCCGCGTCAACAGCGTGGCGCCCGGCTACATCTGGGACGACCAGCTCAAGTGGTACTTCGGTCAGGTCGCCGAGAAGTACGGCATCACCCCCGAGCAGGTGTACGAGCAGACGGCGTCGCGCAGCGACCTGAAGCGGCTGCCCGAACCCGACGAGATCGCCGACGCCGTCGTCTTCCTCGCCTCCGACATGGCCCGGGCCATCACCGGCCACACCCTCGACGTGAACTGCGGTGAATACCATGACTAG
- a CDS encoding sulfotransferase family protein — protein MTSAQRTSVGSIDELHDAATRTVGLSDFGDDDYREGLQVLLDSYAATAELEPLGSKMFRYFLKGALIARLLSEAGWKANPGCVETPIERPVFVTGLPRTGTTALHRLLAADPANQGLEMWLTEFPQPRPPRDTWAANPVFQQIDAGLSQHHVENPEFMGLHYMGAAEVEECWQLLRQSLMSISYETLAHIPDYSAWLSQQDWTPAYARHKRNLQLIGSNDADRRWVLKNPSHLFALDAIMEVYPDAIIVQTHRAPETIIGSMCSLAEQATAGYSRAYTPERIGQTQLDLWSRGLRDFSAARAKYDPAQFVDIDFADLRADPFAAVEKVYDAVGTPLSDEGRAAMVALDEDSKSGDRRPKHTYALEDYGLTAEQVREAFA, from the coding sequence ATGACTAGCGCACAGCGAACGTCCGTCGGCAGCATCGACGAGCTGCACGACGCCGCGACGCGGACCGTCGGCCTGTCGGACTTCGGCGACGACGACTACCGCGAGGGTCTGCAGGTCCTCCTCGATTCCTACGCCGCCACCGCCGAGCTGGAACCGCTGGGCAGCAAGATGTTCCGCTACTTCCTCAAAGGCGCGCTGATCGCCCGGCTGCTCAGTGAGGCAGGCTGGAAGGCGAACCCCGGCTGCGTCGAGACGCCGATCGAACGGCCGGTCTTCGTGACCGGACTGCCGCGCACCGGCACCACCGCGCTGCACCGACTGCTCGCCGCCGACCCCGCAAACCAGGGCCTGGAGATGTGGCTGACCGAGTTCCCGCAGCCGCGCCCGCCGCGCGACACCTGGGCCGCCAACCCCGTCTTCCAGCAGATCGACGCCGGACTGTCGCAGCATCACGTCGAGAACCCCGAGTTCATGGGTCTGCACTACATGGGTGCCGCCGAGGTGGAGGAGTGCTGGCAGCTGCTGCGGCAGTCGCTGATGTCGATCTCGTACGAGACCCTCGCGCACATCCCCGACTACTCCGCGTGGCTGTCGCAGCAGGACTGGACGCCCGCCTACGCGCGGCACAAGCGCAACCTGCAGCTCATCGGATCCAACGACGCCGACCGCCGCTGGGTGCTCAAGAATCCGAGCCACCTGTTCGCGCTCGACGCGATCATGGAGGTGTACCCGGACGCGATCATCGTGCAGACGCATCGCGCGCCGGAGACCATCATCGGATCCATGTGCAGCCTCGCCGAACAGGCGACCGCAGGTTACTCGCGGGCGTACACGCCGGAGCGGATCGGGCAGACGCAGTTGGACCTGTGGTCGCGCGGCCTGCGCGACTTCTCCGCGGCCCGGGCGAAGTACGACCCCGCCCAGTTCGTGGACATCGACTTCGCCGACCTGCGCGCCGATCCCTTCGCTGCGGTCGAGAAGGTCTATGACGCCGTCGGCACCCCGCTCTCCGACGAGGGGCGCGCCGCGATGGTCGCGCTCGACGAGGACTCCAAGTCCGGCGACCGCCGTCCCAAGCACACGTACGCCCTGGAGGACTACGGCCTCACCGCCGAGCAGGTGCGGGAGGCGTTCGCCTGA
- a CDS encoding long-chain-fatty-acid--CoA ligase, which produces MQITQSLTQTAQLMPEHVVTVYRGRRRTAAEVHDRVARLAGAFQSLGARTGDRIGIVSLNSDRYHEFLLAVPWAGCVVNPVNVRWSAAEIAYSLVDCQTDILLVDDTFAPLVPALRDAAPNLRSVIFTGEGELPDGMLDYEKLIADADPVDDARRHGDDLYGIFYTGGTTGAPKGVMLSHRSCLTSAMGSQVTTDMMNRGGILLHAAPMFHLADLAAWHLACLTRATHLIIPAFSPAGVVDAIAEHGATDALLVPTMIQMLVDSPEAQNADLSSLSRILYGASPISEALLERVGKVLPSARLTQAYGMTEVAPVATLLTADDHDDPALRRSCGRPAVHSEIRIVGPDDVDVPRGEVGEILVRGDHVMTGYWNKEDATAEALRGGWMHTGDAGRMDDAGYVFLADRIKDMVITGGENVYSVEVENALAKHPAVAQVAVIGVPDDAWGERVHAVVVLAPGAEVTADELRDSCRDQIANYKVPRTVAFVDALPMSGAGKILKRTLREMEW; this is translated from the coding sequence GTGCAGATCACCCAGTCCCTGACTCAGACCGCCCAGCTGATGCCGGAGCACGTGGTCACCGTGTACCGAGGTCGCCGACGCACCGCTGCCGAGGTCCACGATCGCGTGGCCCGCCTCGCCGGCGCCTTCCAGTCGCTCGGCGCGCGGACCGGCGACCGGATCGGCATCGTCTCCCTCAACAGCGACCGCTACCACGAGTTCCTCCTCGCGGTCCCGTGGGCGGGCTGCGTGGTGAACCCGGTCAACGTCCGCTGGAGTGCCGCGGAGATCGCCTACTCGCTGGTCGACTGCCAGACCGACATCCTGCTGGTCGACGACACGTTCGCCCCGCTCGTCCCGGCACTGCGAGACGCCGCGCCGAACCTCCGCTCGGTGATCTTCACCGGCGAGGGCGAGCTGCCCGACGGAATGCTCGACTACGAGAAGTTGATCGCGGACGCCGACCCGGTCGACGACGCCCGACGCCACGGCGACGACCTGTACGGCATCTTCTACACGGGCGGCACCACCGGCGCGCCGAAGGGCGTGATGCTCTCGCACCGCTCGTGCCTCACCTCGGCGATGGGCTCACAGGTCACCACCGACATGATGAACCGCGGCGGCATCCTGCTCCACGCCGCACCGATGTTCCACCTCGCCGACCTCGCCGCCTGGCATCTGGCCTGCCTCACCCGTGCGACGCACCTGATCATCCCGGCGTTCAGCCCCGCGGGCGTCGTCGACGCGATCGCCGAACACGGCGCCACCGACGCTCTGCTGGTTCCGACGATGATCCAGATGCTCGTCGACTCCCCCGAAGCGCAGAACGCGGACCTCTCGAGCCTGTCCCGGATCCTGTACGGCGCGTCGCCCATCTCCGAGGCGCTGCTGGAGCGGGTCGGAAAAGTGCTGCCGTCAGCCCGACTGACGCAGGCGTACGGGATGACCGAGGTCGCGCCCGTCGCCACGCTCCTCACCGCCGACGACCACGACGATCCCGCCCTGCGTCGCAGCTGCGGCCGCCCGGCGGTGCATTCGGAGATCCGGATCGTCGGCCCGGACGACGTCGACGTGCCGCGCGGCGAGGTCGGCGAGATCCTGGTCCGCGGGGACCACGTGATGACCGGTTACTGGAACAAGGAGGACGCGACCGCAGAAGCTCTACGCGGCGGCTGGATGCACACCGGCGACGCCGGACGGATGGACGACGCCGGGTACGTCTTCCTCGCCGACCGCATCAAGGACATGGTGATCACCGGCGGCGAGAACGTCTACTCCGTCGAGGTGGAGAACGCCCTCGCCAAGCATCCGGCGGTCGCGCAGGTGGCCGTGATCGGCGTGCCCGACGACGCCTGGGGCGAACGCGTCCACGCGGTGGTCGTCCTGGCGCCCGGCGCCGAGGTCACCGCAGACGAGCTCCGGGACTCGTGCCGCGACCAGATCGCGAACTACAAGGTCCCGCGGACCGTCGCCTTCGTCGACGCCCTCCCGATGTCCGGCGCGGGCAAGATCCTGAAGCGGACGCTGCGCGAGATGGAGTGGTAG
- a CDS encoding lipid-transfer protein — protein sequence MSRTLVAGVGMIPFATPRNGAPYDEMAPDAVRRALADAGVELRDVQQAYAGYVYGDSTSGQRALYQVGTTGIPIINVNNNCSTGSTALFLARQAVESGSADCVLAFGFEQMERGALTMKWPDRPSPFVDFMKIANERNGGASDAPFAAQLFGGAGAEYAEKYGMAPETFAQISVKSRKHAANNPFAVFRDPLTVEEVMASPQIFGPLTRLQCCPPTCGAAAAVIVSEEFARKRGLRTTVAISAQAMTTDNDATFDGSLANLVGADMSRRAADQVYEKAGVAPSDIRVVELHDCFTANEILSYEALRLTPDGTAEKFIRDGDNTYGGAVVTNPSGGLLSKGHPLGASGLAQCAELSWQLRGEAGDRQVDDVTVALQHNIGLGGAAVVTLYEKVS from the coding sequence ATGAGTCGAACATTGGTCGCGGGCGTCGGCATGATCCCGTTCGCCACCCCGCGCAACGGCGCACCCTACGACGAGATGGCACCCGACGCGGTACGTCGCGCCCTCGCGGACGCGGGTGTGGAACTGCGCGACGTCCAGCAGGCCTACGCCGGCTACGTCTATGGCGACTCGACCAGTGGACAGCGTGCGCTGTACCAGGTCGGGACCACCGGAATCCCGATCATCAACGTCAACAACAACTGCTCCACCGGGTCGACGGCGCTGTTCCTGGCCCGTCAGGCCGTGGAGTCCGGCAGCGCGGACTGCGTCCTCGCTTTCGGGTTCGAGCAGATGGAGCGCGGTGCGCTGACGATGAAGTGGCCGGACCGGCCGAGTCCGTTCGTCGACTTCATGAAGATCGCCAACGAGCGCAATGGCGGCGCAAGTGACGCGCCGTTCGCCGCGCAGCTCTTCGGTGGCGCCGGAGCCGAGTATGCGGAGAAATACGGCATGGCGCCGGAGACCTTCGCCCAGATCTCGGTCAAGTCGCGCAAGCACGCCGCGAACAACCCGTTCGCCGTGTTCCGTGACCCGCTGACCGTCGAGGAGGTCATGGCGTCGCCGCAGATCTTCGGTCCGCTGACCCGACTCCAGTGCTGTCCGCCCACCTGTGGCGCGGCCGCCGCCGTCATCGTCAGCGAGGAGTTCGCCCGCAAGCGCGGCCTGCGCACCACCGTCGCGATCAGCGCCCAGGCGATGACCACAGACAACGATGCGACCTTCGACGGCAGCCTCGCCAATCTCGTCGGCGCCGACATGAGCCGTCGCGCCGCCGACCAGGTCTACGAGAAGGCGGGCGTCGCGCCGTCGGACATCCGTGTGGTCGAGTTGCACGACTGCTTCACCGCCAACGAGATCCTCTCGTACGAGGCACTGCGTCTGACACCGGACGGGACCGCCGAGAAGTTCATCCGCGACGGCGACAACACGTACGGCGGCGCCGTCGTCACCAACCCGTCCGGCGGTCTTCTCTCGAAGGGGCACCCCCTCGGTGCCAGCGGTCTGGCCCAGTGCGCGGAGCTGTCGTGGCAACTGCGCGGCGAGGCGGGCGACCGGCAGGTGGACGACGTCACCGTCGCCCTGCAGCACAACATCGGTCTCGGCGGCGCGGCCGTCGTCACCCTCTACGAGAAGGTGTCCTGA
- a CDS encoding MaoC family dehydratase N-terminal domain-containing protein, with product MPIDADAAKALEFDEFSVDVERGRLKFFAQAIGQTDPVFSDLDAAQAAGHRDIPAPPTFLFSLGLEAAEPFGYLDDLGIDLRFILHGGQEFDYRAPIYAGDTITLRERIVDVYSKRGGGLEFLVKRTEYLRGEELVGTATSTIVVRHPEGAAA from the coding sequence ATGCCGATCGACGCCGACGCCGCCAAGGCGCTCGAGTTCGACGAGTTCTCCGTCGACGTGGAACGCGGCCGCCTGAAGTTCTTCGCCCAGGCCATCGGGCAGACCGATCCGGTCTTCTCCGACCTCGACGCCGCGCAGGCCGCGGGACACCGTGACATTCCGGCGCCGCCGACCTTCCTGTTCAGCCTCGGACTGGAGGCCGCCGAACCGTTCGGTTACCTCGACGACCTCGGCATCGACCTCCGCTTCATCCTCCACGGCGGGCAGGAGTTCGACTATCGCGCGCCGATCTACGCCGGCGACACGATCACCCTGCGCGAGCGGATCGTCGACGTCTACAGCAAGCGCGGCGGCGGGCTGGAGTTCCTCGTGAAGCGCACCGAGTACCTGCGCGGGGAGGAACTGGTGGGGACCGCCACCTCCACGATCGTCGTCCGCCACCCGGAAGGAGCCGCCGCATGA
- a CDS encoding MaoC/PaaZ C-terminal domain-containing protein, protein MSAPALADVAVGDQLPDLEVGEITRTVLALFAGASGDHNPIHIDLDVARSAGLDDVFAHGMLSMAYLGRLLTDWVPVDRIRSYAVRFAAITPVHATPVCRGTVTAVDDGTATLDLSVSLPDGTVTLAGSAVVALT, encoded by the coding sequence ATGAGCGCACCCGCCCTGGCCGACGTCGCCGTCGGCGATCAGCTCCCCGACCTCGAGGTCGGCGAGATCACCCGCACCGTGCTGGCGCTGTTCGCCGGCGCGAGCGGCGACCACAATCCCATCCACATCGACCTCGACGTCGCCCGGTCGGCGGGCCTCGACGACGTCTTCGCGCACGGCATGCTGTCGATGGCGTACCTCGGTCGGCTGTTGACCGACTGGGTGCCTGTCGACCGGATCCGCAGCTACGCGGTGCGGTTCGCCGCCATCACTCCGGTGCACGCCACGCCGGTCTGCCGCGGCACCGTCACCGCTGTCGACGACGGCACCGCCACCCTCGACCTGTCGGTCTCCCTGCCCGACGGCACCGTGACCCTCGCGGGCAGCGCCGTCGTCGCACTCACCTGA
- a CDS encoding SDR family NAD(P)-dependent oxidoreductase: MSTLQNKVAIVTGSGRGIGREIALKLASDGAKVVVNDLDQEPAEQTVADIKAAGGEAVACAGSVTAEGFAERFVQTAVDTFGGLDIIVNNAGYTWDSVIQKMTDEQWDAILDVHLKAPFQILRAAQPVISGLVKAERAEGREVPCRKVVNIASIAGLGGNAGQANYAAAKAGVTGLTKTISKEWGRYNVTANTVAFGLITTRLTEVPAGGDGSIEIEGRELKVGVNPQLLETFAQQIPLGRPGTPAEAAGAVYLLCRPESDYVSGQTLVCGGGFS; encoded by the coding sequence GTGAGCACCCTGCAGAACAAAGTCGCCATCGTCACCGGCTCCGGCCGCGGCATCGGTCGTGAGATCGCCCTGAAGCTCGCCTCCGACGGCGCCAAGGTGGTCGTCAACGACCTCGATCAAGAACCCGCCGAGCAGACCGTCGCCGACATCAAGGCCGCGGGCGGCGAAGCCGTCGCGTGCGCGGGCAGCGTCACCGCCGAGGGCTTCGCCGAACGCTTCGTGCAGACCGCTGTCGACACCTTCGGCGGTCTCGACATCATCGTCAACAACGCCGGGTACACCTGGGACTCGGTGATCCAGAAGATGACCGACGAGCAGTGGGACGCGATCCTCGACGTCCACCTCAAGGCGCCGTTCCAGATCCTGCGCGCCGCGCAGCCGGTGATCTCCGGTCTGGTGAAGGCCGAACGCGCCGAGGGGCGCGAGGTCCCGTGCCGCAAGGTCGTCAACATCGCGTCCATCGCCGGCCTCGGCGGCAACGCGGGCCAGGCCAACTACGCGGCCGCCAAGGCCGGCGTCACCGGACTCACCAAGACCATCTCCAAGGAGTGGGGTCGCTACAACGTCACCGCGAACACGGTCGCGTTCGGGCTCATCACCACCCGCCTCACCGAGGTCCCCGCCGGCGGCGACGGCAGCATCGAGATCGAGGGTCGCGAGCTCAAGGTGGGTGTCAACCCGCAACTGCTGGAGACCTTCGCCCAGCAGATCCCGCTCGGCCGCCCGGGCACCCCCGCCGAGGCCGCAGGCGCCGTCTACCTGCTGTGCCGTCCGGAGTCGGACTACGTCAGCGGACAGACGCTGGTGTGCGGCGGCGGATTCTCCTGA
- a CDS encoding TetR/AcrR family transcriptional regulator, with amino-acid sequence MSGTGVTRTRPANRRELIVDAATILYADRGYENVAMSHVADAVGVRPSALYRHFANKESLLGEVFARYVQALCDALDATTLDGGRFDGVIDVVLARRQAGRLWIRESRFLPHDVVGPIRETLLSRVDRILDGSTGPGVRVRSTAVLGALFSVSTHSTTAAHPPMRDLMVDLVERAATGPVAAPSSERPSGTGLPRITKRELILSAAVDLFARRTYDGVAMDDIAAAADLASSSLYNHFASKGEILATALHRGNGFIQISLDDALAVAASPEDALRGAAAGYATFAVRHPALVQAIVSEVAELPEPDRGVLFDAQRGYVDEWVHLCEHLDADPAARRVVVLAAIAAVNALANSDAVGPTDMEFVADYAYRILGLDAD; translated from the coding sequence GTGAGTGGAACCGGAGTCACGCGGACACGACCGGCCAACCGACGAGAGTTGATCGTTGATGCGGCCACGATCCTCTATGCCGATCGCGGCTACGAGAACGTCGCGATGAGTCACGTCGCGGACGCCGTCGGAGTCCGACCGTCGGCGCTGTACCGTCACTTCGCGAACAAGGAGTCGCTGCTCGGCGAGGTCTTCGCCCGATACGTCCAGGCGCTCTGCGACGCCCTCGATGCGACGACACTCGACGGCGGTCGGTTCGACGGCGTCATCGACGTCGTCCTGGCGCGACGCCAGGCGGGCCGACTGTGGATCCGCGAGTCGCGCTTCCTGCCGCACGACGTGGTCGGACCGATCCGCGAGACCCTGCTGTCGCGAGTCGACCGCATCCTCGATGGTTCGACCGGCCCCGGCGTGCGCGTCCGGTCGACCGCCGTTCTCGGGGCGCTGTTCAGCGTGTCCACCCATTCGACGACGGCGGCGCACCCGCCGATGCGTGACCTGATGGTCGATCTCGTGGAGCGAGCCGCCACGGGGCCGGTCGCCGCACCGTCGTCCGAGCGCCCTTCCGGCACCGGCCTCCCGCGCATCACCAAACGCGAGCTCATCCTGTCGGCGGCCGTCGACCTCTTCGCACGGCGCACCTACGACGGCGTCGCGATGGACGACATCGCGGCGGCCGCCGATCTCGCGTCGTCGAGCCTGTACAACCACTTCGCGAGCAAGGGGGAGATCCTCGCGACGGCGCTGCACCGCGGCAACGGCTTCATTCAGATCTCGCTCGACGATGCGCTCGCCGTCGCGGCGTCACCCGAAGACGCATTGCGCGGGGCCGCTGCGGGCTATGCGACGTTCGCCGTCCGTCACCCGGCGCTGGTGCAGGCGATCGTGTCCGAGGTCGCCGAACTGCCCGAGCCCGATCGCGGAGTGCTCTTCGACGCCCAGCGCGGCTATGTCGACGAATGGGTGCATCTGTGCGAGCACCTCGACGCCGACCCGGCCGCTCGCCGCGTCGTCGTGCTGGCTGCGATCGCCGCGGTCAATGCGCTCGCCAACTCCGACGCGGTGGGGCCGACCGACATGGAGTTCGTCGCCGACTACGCGTACCGGATTCTGGGTCTCGACGCCGACTGA
- a CDS encoding SDR family NAD(P)-dependent oxidoreductase — MSEIPAAEQFAGKVVVITGASAGIGSGFAKQAAAYGMKLVLADIAEEKLNTVAEDLRAQGVEVEAVRTDVSDPASVEALAERAYDRFGAVDMLINNAGIMAMGFSWEVPAEKWDAVLRVNIGGYVNGLRAFVPRMLEQGTKGWILQVSSIGGLFPSPLMSPYSVTKFGTLALTESLHYEMQMRQAPIQVSVVLPDSVKSEIFSAAKGESTLPAADAFNDALQQRADTIGITPEEHAARVFEQVAQGRYWVTAQPEAVDQGIVPRAEMIRDRVNPVLSFEV, encoded by the coding sequence ATGTCCGAGATCCCAGCAGCCGAACAATTCGCGGGCAAGGTCGTCGTCATCACCGGCGCGTCGGCAGGCATCGGCTCCGGCTTCGCGAAGCAGGCGGCGGCCTACGGCATGAAGCTGGTCCTGGCCGACATCGCCGAGGAGAAGCTCAACACCGTCGCCGAGGACCTCCGGGCGCAGGGCGTCGAGGTGGAGGCGGTCCGCACCGACGTCTCCGACCCGGCCTCGGTGGAGGCGCTCGCCGAGCGCGCGTACGACCGCTTCGGCGCCGTCGACATGCTCATCAACAACGCGGGCATCATGGCGATGGGCTTCTCGTGGGAGGTTCCCGCGGAGAAGTGGGACGCCGTGCTGCGCGTCAACATCGGCGGTTACGTCAACGGTCTGCGCGCCTTCGTCCCGCGCATGCTGGAGCAGGGGACCAAGGGCTGGATCCTGCAGGTCTCGTCGATCGGCGGCCTGTTCCCGAGTCCGCTGATGTCGCCGTACAGCGTCACCAAGTTCGGCACCCTCGCGCTCACCGAGTCGCTGCACTACGAGATGCAGATGCGTCAGGCACCCATCCAGGTGTCGGTGGTCCTGCCCGACTCGGTCAAGAGCGAGATCTTCTCCGCGGCAAAGGGGGAGAGCACACTGCCCGCCGCGGACGCCTTCAACGACGCCCTGCAGCAGCGCGCCGACACCATCGGCATCACACCCGAGGAGCACGCAGCCCGCGTCTTCGAGCAGGTGGCGCAGGGTCGCTACTGGGTCACCGCGCAGCCGGAGGCCGTCGACCAGGGCATCGTCCCGCGCGCCGAGATGATCCGCGACCGCGTCAACCCGGTCCTGAGCTTCGAGGTCTAG
- a CDS encoding alpha/beta fold hydrolase, translating into MAPSTSQPFSVSSGSLTLRGDHWPGTGDARDVTPALLLHGGGQTRHSWDRTAAALAARGRDVYTLDLRGHGDSQWAPDGDYGMDAFVADLRTVLTDRARRPVIIGASLGGITGLCTLGEDPDLAAALVMVDVVVNVEQKGIDRIKAFMTDHIDGFANLDEVADAVAAYNPERKRPKNLEGLKKNVRLHDDGRWYWHWDPAFITSGQGDEPRRHTDPARLAAAARNVTAPTLVVRGGKSDVVSDAGIENMRELVPHAEIADVSDAGHMVAGDDNEVFAAAIVEFLDRHGL; encoded by the coding sequence ATGGCTCCCTCCACGTCGCAGCCCTTCTCCGTCTCCAGCGGAAGCCTCACACTCCGCGGCGACCACTGGCCCGGGACCGGCGACGCCCGCGACGTCACCCCCGCCCTACTGCTGCACGGCGGCGGGCAGACGCGGCATTCGTGGGACCGGACGGCGGCAGCCCTCGCGGCGCGCGGTCGCGACGTCTACACCCTCGACCTCCGCGGCCACGGCGACAGCCAGTGGGCGCCCGACGGCGACTACGGGATGGACGCCTTCGTGGCCGACCTCCGCACCGTCTTGACCGACCGCGCCCGCAGACCGGTCATCATCGGCGCCTCGCTCGGCGGCATCACCGGCCTGTGCACCCTCGGCGAGGATCCCGACCTCGCGGCCGCACTGGTGATGGTCGACGTCGTCGTCAATGTGGAGCAGAAGGGCATCGACCGCATCAAGGCGTTCATGACCGACCACATCGACGGCTTCGCGAACCTCGATGAGGTGGCCGACGCCGTCGCCGCCTACAACCCGGAACGCAAACGGCCGAAGAACCTCGAGGGATTGAAGAAGAACGTCCGCCTCCACGACGACGGCCGCTGGTACTGGCACTGGGATCCGGCGTTCATCACGTCCGGGCAGGGCGACGAGCCGCGCCGTCACACCGATCCGGCCCGCCTCGCGGCCGCCGCGAGGAACGTCACCGCGCCCACACTGGTGGTGCGCGGCGGCAAGTCGGACGTCGTCAGCGACGCGGGGATCGAGAACATGCGAGAGCTGGTGCCGCACGCCGAGATCGCCGACGTCAGCGACGCCGGGCACATGGTCGCCGGCGACGACAACGAGGTGTTCGCGGCCGCGATCGTTGAGTTCCTGGACCGGCACGGGCTGTAG